Part of the Rhizobiales bacterium NRL2 genome is shown below.
GACCGCTGGCCGAGATTGTCAATCGGCCGGCAGGGCGCACGGGCGCCGCCGTTGGCCGCCCGCGCCCGAATTCTATAGTCTGCGGCCCCGTCAGATCGAGCGATTCGCAATGAACATCTTCGAGCAGTTCCGAGAGATGATCCGGGAGGTCGTGCACGCCTGCGGCGCACTGCCCGACGGCATCGACAGCAGCGTCGTCGGCGTCGAGCCGCCGCGTGACGCCGCCCATGGCGATCTGGCGAGCAACGCGGCCATGGCCCTGGCGCGTCAGGCGGGCATGAAGCCCCGCGACATCGCCGAGGCCCTGAAACCCGGCATCGCGGCGCTGGCCGGCGTCGAGAGTGTGGAGATCGCCGGACCCGGCTTCATCAACATCCGCCTCGATCAGGGCTTCTGGCAAGCGCGGCTGCAGGAGATCCTGCGCCGCGGCCAGGCGTTCGGCGACAGCGAGATGGGCGCCGGGCGGGCGATCAATGTGGAATACGTCTCGGCCAATCCGACCGGTCCGCTGCATGTCGGCCATGCCCGCGGAGCGGTGTTCGGCGACGCGCTGGCCGGTCTGCTCGACAAGGCCGGGTTCGACGTCACCCGCGAATACTACATCAATGACGCCGGCAACCAGATCGACGCGCTGGCGCGGTCGCTCCATCACCGCTATCGCGAGGCGCTGGGCGTCGACGCGGGCGAGATGCCGGAGGGCCTCTATCCCGGCGACTATCTGATCGAACCGGCCCGGGAGCTGGCAGAGCGCGACCAGGACCGCTGGCTCGACCTACCCGAAAGCGAGTGGCTGGCCCCGCTGAGGAGCTTCGCCGTCGAGCGGATGATGGCGCTGATCCGCGACGATCTCGCCGCCATCGGCATCAACCAGGAAATCTTCACCTCGGAGCTCAGCCTGCATCGGGACGGCCGTATCCAGGACGTGGTCGACGAGCTGGAGAGCCGCGACCAGGTCTACACGGGCGTGCTGGAACCGCCCAAGGGCAAGACGCCGGAAGACTGGGAGCCCCGGCCGCAACTGCTGTTCCGGGCGACCGACTGGGGCGACGACGTCGACCGGCCGCTCAGGAAGTCGAACGGCGACTGGACCTATTTCGCCGCCGACATCGCCTATCATCTCGACAAGTACCGCCGCGGCTTCGCCGACATGATCGATGTCTTCGGCGCAGATCACGGGGGCTATGTGAAGCGCATGGTGGCGGCGACGCGGGCCGTGACCAACGACCGGGGGCGGCTGACCATCAAGCTCTGCCAGCTGGTCCATCTCTACGAG
Proteins encoded:
- a CDS encoding arginine--tRNA ligase, with the protein product MNIFEQFREMIREVVHACGALPDGIDSSVVGVEPPRDAAHGDLASNAAMALARQAGMKPRDIAEALKPGIAALAGVESVEIAGPGFINIRLDQGFWQARLQEILRRGQAFGDSEMGAGRAINVEYVSANPTGPLHVGHARGAVFGDALAGLLDKAGFDVTREYYINDAGNQIDALARSLHHRYREALGVDAGEMPEGLYPGDYLIEPARELAERDQDRWLDLPESEWLAPLRSFAVERMMALIRDDLAAIGINQEIFTSELSLHRDGRIQDVVDELESRDQVYTGVLEPPKGKTPEDWEPRPQLLFRATDWGDDVDRPLRKSNGDWTYFAADIAYHLDKYRRGFADMIDVFGADHGGYVKRMVAATRAVTNDRGRLTIKLCQLVHLYENGEPAKMSKRAGTFITLRDVVDRVGRDAVRFMLLTRKNEAPLDFDFAKVMEQSRDNPVFYVQYAHARCCSVFRNAEQEIAGLDLSREALIAADLAPLAHPEELALIRLMAAWPRTIEQAAEASEPHRLAFYLHDLASAFHGYWTKGRDADELRFIQPGDPALTLARLAMVEGVRTVLRSGLGVLGVTPVEEMR